The following are from one region of the Trichoderma breve strain T069 chromosome 5, whole genome shotgun sequence genome:
- a CDS encoding DNA-dependent RNA polymerase domain-containing protein, with translation MLPRHAGRSASIHHAAAFKSIRTSSRLPSLSACISTLSPRNDLAKNLRPWRRGLDLGFGSHERTLATAVDDFKVEGMPYNHLSNSSIPPFQAPTSPFEIHAFNPASPLTIPEPGPARPQTKMNTYGIPGEPEDMLMVFDACIKVGKLERAALVLKRLGTAGTTSDEERIILNNRYLRASLQQMRTKPDRKQAEQLHQWYELQIRSKNLPHTAETIACMLKASLLSERGARLDRLVKRYMGMAPDEAGLRVLSMDEILSDQDLAVITEICPTYNFAADEGDLEDSTLTPENVPELIPTPQRGEGLNTLKKGLGLLLGLQDVDISKLPYSDRVDIQLQLERDSIGSAIEKWRLDNKNLQKRGVTTALSPSSREGSMSQNMASWMSAMESRIHQELRLIELSEAKKSKSDKDLTRCVYGPFIQQGEPARLAAVTILSVVNLGTVLGVEKGIPISRLITHIAKAVQDDTEMYQKELAERKARRQRKLRFVGEADKSKKSKKTVSKDANPTLLDATEQQKAMEENSREPWSIQIKAQVGSILLQMLIESAKINVVAEGSTSKELISQYQPAFNHQTLLRKGKKVGALTFNTHLVEQLKREPMGDFIAKHLPMVVEPKPWSSFSEGGFLDSKTSLVRVKPGDVEQKLYSNAAIKRGDMTQVFKGLDILGKTAWIINKDTLNVMMEAWNSGEEIADIPPLHPNLETPTEPDASADPLVRGKWIRQVKAIENERSGLHSQRCFMNLQLEIARAFRNQTIYFPHNVDYRGRAYPMPTYLNHMGADHARAILKFAKGKELGVRGLRWLKIHLANVYGLDKASFDEREAFANDNVENIIDSATNPLAGSRWWLKGEDPWQCLSACFELKAALELPDPTKFISHLPVHQDGTCNGLQHYAALGGDTWGAKQVNLEPGERPADVYSAVANLVKEAIAKDMEKENKFALALHGKITRKVVKQTVMTNVYGVTFAGAKKQICKQIDALYPNLGKECGISNILLSTYIAKQVFQALATMFRGAHDIQYWLGEIGGRVCRALTPAQLQQIVDSYGEGEDGASRAGKTRKRAPAGKKGEFDDLIQQFRSSVVWTTPLRMPVVQPYRKTTAREIKTCLQAVIYPLSDQTDPVNRRKQLQGFPPNFIHSLDASHMLLSALECDARGLDFAAVHDSFWTHAADLDVMNEVLRDAFIRIHEEDVVGRLGAEFEARHQGSIYLAKIDPDTPVAQKIKELRKKSKLSPKEELLLEHKRNQLKLSGNPWDLEAAKQIVTPASVYEDMMAAEVDMDIQEDAKDIGLGAIPEDEAPSVSAEEIEAQTGDSSQAAELAERLMKDMESSFFETQITGQKSVAPVKKQKKTPLPVWLPLTIPKVPEKGDFDVKRLRESKYFFS, from the exons ATGCTGCCGAGGCACGCGGGCCGCAGTGCCTCTATTCACCATGCGGCTGCTTTCAAGTCAATTAGAACCTCTTCTCGActcccctctctctcagcTTGCATATCTACATTAAGCCCACGGAATGACCTGGCAAAGAACCTGCGGCCATGGCGTCGTGGGCTAGACCTTGGCTTCGGCTCGCACGAGCGAACGCTTGCTACAGCTGTGGACGACTTCAAGGTGGAGGGAATGCCGTATAACCACCTCTCAAACTCATCAATACCACCTTTCCAGGCACCGACATCACCATTCGAGATTCACGCCTTCAACCCGGCATCGCCTTTGACTATACCTGAGCCGGGACCTGCAAGGCCTCAGACAAAAATGAACACCTACGGCATTCCTGGTGAACCTGAAGATATGCTCATGGTATTCGACGCATGCATCAAAGTAGGAAAATTGGAAAGAGCAGCACTGGTGTTGAAGCGTCTTGGCACCGCTGGAACTACATCCGACGAAGAGCGAATCATTCTCAACAACAGGTATCTCCGAGCATCTCTCCAACAAATGCGCACCAAGCCCGATCGAAAGCAAGCCGAGCAGCTCCACCAGTGGTACGAGCTACAAATAAGAAGCAAGAATTTGCCGCACACGGCCGAAACGATTGCCTGTATGCTCAAGGCATCTCTACTTTCTGAGCGGGGCGCTAGATTGGACCGTCTGGTAAAGCGATACATGGGAATGGCACCCGACGAAGCTGGGTTACGGGTTCTTAGCATGGATGAAATTCTAAGTGATCAAGATCTTGCCGTCATTACCGAAATCTGCCCAACATACAACTTTGCGGCCGATGAAGGTGACTTGGAAGACTCAACTTTGACGCCAGAAAA TGTTCCGGAGCTCATTCCAACCCCGCAGCGAGGAGAAGGCCTCAATACCCTAAAGAAAGGCCTTGGACTCTTGTTGGGGCTACAGGATGTGGACATTTCCAAGCTACCGTATTCCGACAGAGTGGACATTCAACTTCAGCTGGAAAGGGACTCAATTGGTTCAGCAATTGAGAAATGGCGTCTCGACAATAAGAATCTACAGAAACGAGGCGTCACCACGGCTTTATCGCCCTCTTCTAGAGAAGGCTCCATGTCACAAAACATGGCGTCGTGGATGAGTGCTATGGAAAGCCGCATCCACCAAGAACTGCGATTGATTGAATTGTCGGAAGCGAAAAAGTCAAAATCTGACAAAGATCTAACAAGATGTGTCTACGGTCCGTTTATCCAACAGGGTGAACCAGCACGTCTCGCAGCTGTAACGATACTGTCAGTTGTCAACCTTGGAACCGTCCTTGGTGTTGAAAAGGGCATCCCTATAAGTAGGTTGATCACGCATATCGCAAAAGCTGTCCAGGACGATACCGAGATGTACCAGAAAGAACTGGCCGAGAGAAAGGCTCGACGACAGCGGAAACTTCGCTTTGTGGGCGAGGCGGACAAatcaaagaaaagcaaaaagactGTCAGCAAAGATGCCAACCCAACTCTACTCGATGCGACTGAGCAGCAGAAAGCCATGGAAGAAAATAGCCGGGAACCTTGGTCTATACAAATCAAAGCCCAAGTTGGCTCCATCCTGCTCCAAATGTTGATCGAATCTGCCAAAATTAACGTTGTGGCAGAGGGTTCAACATCTAAAGAGCTGATTAGCCAATACCAGCCTGCATTCAATCACCAAACGCTACTGcgaaagggcaaaaaggtTGGAGCTCTCACTTTCAACACCCACTTGgttgagcagctgaagcgcGAGCCAATGGGCGATTTCATTGCCAAGCATCTCCCCATGGTTGTTGAACCCAAGCCTTGGTCGTCCTTCAGCGAAGGCGGATTTTTGGACAGCAAAACTAGCCTTGTCCGAGTGAAGCCCGGAGACGTCGAGCAAAAGTTGTATAGCAACGCGGCGATCAAGCGTGGGGATATGACGCAGGTGTTCAAAGGCCTGGATATCTTGGGTAAAACAGCATGGATCATTAATAAGGATACCTTGAATGTTATGATGGAGGCGTGGAACAGTGGCGAAGAGATTGCCGACATACCCCCTCTCCACCCAAACTTGGAAACCCCAACAGAGCCGGATGCTTCAGCCGACCCCCTTGTCCGGGGCAAATGGATTCGACAAGTTAAAGCGATCGAGAACGAGCGATCAGGCTTACACTCCCAGAGATGTTTTATGAATCTGCAACTGGAGATTGCACGAGCTTTCCGTAATCAGACGATATATTTCCCACACAATGTCGACTACCGGGGAAGAGCTTATCCTATGCCAACTTATCTCAACCACATGGGTGCCGATCATGCGCGAGCCATTTTGAAATTcgccaaaggcaaagagTTGGGAGTGCGAGGTCTGCGGTGGCTGAAAATTCATTTGGCTAACGTGTACGGCCTTGACAAGGCCAGCTTTGATGAACGTGAAGCCTTTGCGAATGACAACGTGGAAAACATTATTGACTCCGCGACCAATCCCTTGGCAGGCAGTAGATGGTGGCTCAAGGGTGAAGACCCGTGGCAGTGTCTCTCCGCGTGTTTTGAACTCAAGGCCGCCCTTGAGCTTCCTGACCCCACAAAGTTTATATCACATCTACCAGTTCACCAGGATGGTACCTGTAACGGACTCCAACACTACGCAGCTCTCGGAGGTGACACATGGGGAGCGAAGCAGGTTAATTTGGAGCCTGGAGAGAGGCCTGCCGATGTATACTCTGCAGTCGCCAACCTggtcaaggaggccatcgCTAAAGATatggagaaggagaacaagTTTGCACTGGCGCTCCACGGAAAGATAACCCGCAAAGTGGTTAAGCAGACTGTGATGACGAACGTCTACGGTGTTACCTTTGCTGGAGCCAAGAAGCAAATCTGCAAGCAAATCGACGCCTTATATCCTAATCTGGGCAAAGAATGCGGCATTTCCAACATTCTCCTGTCCACGTATATTGCGAAGCAAGTCTTTCAAGCTCTTGCCACCATGTTCAGGGGTGCCCACGACATCCAGTATTGGCTTGGAGAGATTGGTGGGCGTGTGTGCCGAGCGCTGACTCCAGCTCAGCTACAGCAAATTGTCGACTCGtacggcgagggcgaggatggTGCTTCTCGCGCTGGCAAAACCAGGAAAAGGGCACCCGCTGGAAAGAAGGGCGAATTCGACGATCTTATCCAGCAGTTCCGTTCATCTGTTGTTTGGACAACGCCACTTCGAATGCCTGTCGTCCAACCTTATCGCAAGACTACTGCACGAGAAATCAAGACTTGTCTTCAAGCTGTCATCTACCCTTTGAGCGACCAGACGGATCCCGTCAATAGGAGAAAGCAGCTTCAAGGATTCCCTCCTAACTTCATCCACTCTCTGGATGCCAGTCACATGTTGTTGTCAGCGCTGGAATGCGATGCGCGAGGACTCGACTTTGCTGCTGTCCACGATTCATTCTGGACACATGCTGCAGATCTTGATGTTATGAATGAAGTCTTGCGAGATGCTTTCATCCGAATTCACGAAGAGGATGTCGTTGGCCGCTTGGGCGCCGAGTTCGAGGCCCGTCACCAGGGGTCTATCTACCTTGCAAAGATTGACCCCGATACCCCGGTCGCtcaaaagatcaaggagctacgcaagaagagcaaactGTCTCCCAAGGAGGAACTGCTCCTCGAGCATAAGCGCAACCAGCTGAAACTCTCCGGGAACCCTTGGGACCTcgaagctgccaagcaaaTCGTCACCCCCGCATCTGTGTATGAGGACATGATGGCTGCTGAAGTCGACATGGACATCCAAGAGGACGCCAAGGATATTGGACTTGGTGCCATTCCAGAAGATGAGGCTCCCAGCGTCAGTGCAGAGGAGATCGAGGCCCAAACCGGAGACTCCTCTCAAGCTGCGGAGCTGGCTGAGCGACTCATGAAAGACATGGAGTCGTCCTTCTTCGAAACCCAGATTACGGGGCAGAAGAGTGTGGCTCCGgtcaagaagcagaagaagacgccgcTTCCTGTTTGGCTGCCGCTTACTATCCCGAAGGTTCCTGAGAAGGGCGATTTCGACGTGAAGCGCTTGAGAGAGAGCAAGTATTTCTTCTCATGA